In Streptomyces sp. NBC_00433, a single genomic region encodes these proteins:
- a CDS encoding dipeptide ABC transporter ATP-binding protein, giving the protein MEVASAAAAQLAEREPILQVRNLVKHFPLTQGIVVKRQIGAVKAVDGISFDLFAGETLGIVGESGCGKSTVAKLLMSLEQATAGEVFYKGQDITKLSGRALKAVRRNIQMVFQDPYTSLNPRMTVGDIIGEPYDIHPEVAPKGDRRKRVEELLDVVGLNPEYINRYPHQFSGGQRQRIGIARGLALNPEIIICDEPVSALDVSVQAQVINLMEKLQDEFNLSYIFIAHDLSIVRHISDRVGVMYLGKMAEIGSDAEIYEHPTHPYTQALLSAVPVPDPEAREHRERIILSGDVPSPANPPSGCRFRTRCWKAEDRCAVEEPLLAIPTRFANVDTPAKHESACHFAEEKDVVGAA; this is encoded by the coding sequence GTGGAGGTGGCCTCGGCCGCCGCCGCCCAGCTCGCCGAGCGGGAGCCGATCCTGCAGGTGCGCAACCTGGTCAAGCACTTCCCGCTGACCCAGGGCATCGTCGTCAAGCGGCAGATCGGCGCCGTCAAGGCCGTCGACGGCATCTCCTTCGACCTGTTCGCGGGCGAGACGCTGGGCATCGTGGGCGAGTCGGGCTGCGGCAAGTCCACCGTCGCCAAGCTGCTGATGAGCCTGGAGCAGGCCACGGCGGGCGAGGTCTTCTACAAGGGCCAGGACATCACCAAGCTGTCGGGCCGCGCGCTCAAGGCGGTGCGGCGCAACATCCAGATGGTGTTCCAGGACCCGTACACCTCGCTCAACCCGCGGATGACGGTCGGCGACATCATCGGTGAGCCGTACGACATCCACCCCGAGGTGGCGCCCAAGGGCGACCGCCGCAAGCGGGTCGAGGAACTGCTCGACGTCGTCGGCCTGAACCCCGAGTACATCAACCGCTACCCGCACCAGTTCTCCGGCGGCCAGCGCCAGCGCATCGGCATCGCCCGCGGCCTCGCGCTCAACCCGGAGATCATCATCTGCGACGAGCCCGTCTCGGCGCTGGACGTGTCGGTGCAGGCGCAGGTCATCAACCTGATGGAGAAGCTCCAGGACGAGTTCAACCTGTCCTACATCTTCATCGCGCACGACCTGTCGATCGTGCGGCACATCTCCGACCGCGTCGGCGTGATGTACCTGGGCAAGATGGCGGAGATCGGCTCGGACGCCGAAATCTACGAGCACCCCACGCACCCGTACACCCAGGCGCTGCTGTCCGCGGTGCCGGTGCCCGACCCCGAGGCGCGCGAGCACCGGGAGCGGATCATCCTGAGCGGTGACGTGCCCTCGCCGGCGAATCCGCCGTCCGGGTGCCGCTTCCGCACCCGCTGCTGGAAGGCGGAGGACCGGTGTGCGGTGGAGGAGCCGCTGCTCGCGATCCCGACCCGGTTCGCGAACGTCGACA
- a CDS encoding ABC transporter ATP-binding protein — protein MTVIDDISDVPAPDAKLAPLLEVRDLHVEFHTRDGVAKAVNGVNYSVSAGETLAVLGESGSGKSVSAQAVMGILDMPPARIPKGEIFFQGRDMLKMSGEERRKIRGRKIAMIFQDALSSLNPVLSVGYQLGEMYRVHQGLSRKDAKAKAIELMDRVRIPAAKERVGDYPHQFSGGMRQRIMIAMALALEPDLIIADEPTTALDVTVQAQVMELLAELQREYNMGLILITHDLGVVADVADKIAVMYAGRIVEDAPVHDIYAKPAHPYTKGLLQSIPRLDQKGQELYAIKGLPPNLTRIPSGCAFNPRCPMAQDICRTDVPVLHPVGTARGSACHFWKETLGE, from the coding sequence TTGACTGTCATCGACGATATATCGGACGTTCCCGCGCCTGACGCGAAGCTGGCGCCGCTGCTCGAAGTGCGCGACCTGCACGTGGAATTCCACACCCGTGACGGCGTCGCCAAGGCCGTGAACGGTGTCAACTACTCGGTGAGCGCCGGCGAGACCCTCGCCGTGCTCGGCGAGTCCGGCTCCGGCAAGTCGGTCTCCGCGCAGGCCGTCATGGGCATCCTCGACATGCCGCCGGCCCGGATTCCCAAGGGAGAGATCTTCTTCCAGGGCCGGGACATGCTCAAGATGTCCGGCGAGGAGCGGCGGAAGATCCGCGGCCGGAAGATCGCGATGATCTTCCAGGACGCGCTGTCCTCGCTCAACCCGGTGCTCAGCGTGGGCTACCAGCTCGGCGAGATGTACCGGGTGCACCAGGGCCTGTCCCGCAAGGACGCCAAGGCCAAGGCCATCGAGCTGATGGACCGGGTGCGCATCCCGGCCGCCAAGGAGCGGGTGGGCGACTACCCGCACCAGTTCTCCGGCGGTATGCGCCAGCGCATCATGATCGCCATGGCGCTGGCCCTGGAGCCCGACCTGATCATCGCCGACGAGCCCACCACGGCTCTCGACGTGACGGTCCAGGCGCAGGTCATGGAACTGCTCGCGGAGCTGCAGCGCGAGTACAACATGGGCCTGATCCTGATCACCCACGACCTCGGCGTGGTCGCCGACGTCGCCGACAAGATCGCCGTGATGTACGCGGGCCGGATCGTCGAGGACGCCCCCGTCCACGACATCTACGCCAAGCCCGCGCACCCGTACACCAAGGGCCTGCTCCAGTCGATTCCCCGGCTGGACCAGAAGGGCCAGGAGCTGTACGCGATCAAGGGCCTGCCGCCGAACCTGACGCGTATCCCGTCGGGCTGCGCCTTCAACCCGCGCTGCCCGATGGCGCAGGACATCTGCCGTACCGACGTGCCCGTGCTGCACCCGGTCGGCACGGCGCGCGGCAGCGCCTGCCATTTCTGGAAGGAGACCCTCGGTGAGTGA
- a CDS encoding ABC transporter permease encodes MPENTDAVILDGVPAVAPDGVPVPVDKRDRPRSLWNDAWYDLSRKPIFYISALVILFLIVISIWPGLIASQDPLQCDLINSQNGPTSGHWFGFDQQGCDVYTRTVYGARASVEVGIFSTLGVAVLGAVLGGLSGYFGGWLDAIISRISDIFFGIPILLGGVVFLSAVKGGSVATVSTFIILLGWPQLARIARGAVITAKEQDYVLAAKALGAGHGRVLLRHIAPNALAPVIVWSTIALGTFISLEATLSFLGVGLKPPAVSWGIDISSAAEQIRNAPHMLLWPAGALSVTVLAFILLGDAVRDALDPKLR; translated from the coding sequence ATGCCTGAGAACACCGACGCCGTGATCCTCGACGGTGTCCCCGCCGTCGCCCCGGACGGCGTGCCCGTCCCCGTCGACAAGCGCGACCGGCCGCGCAGCCTGTGGAACGACGCCTGGTACGACCTGAGCCGCAAGCCGATCTTCTACATATCGGCGCTGGTCATCCTGTTCCTGATCGTCATCTCGATCTGGCCCGGCCTGATAGCCAGCCAGGACCCGTTGCAGTGCGACCTGATCAACTCGCAGAACGGCCCGACCTCAGGCCACTGGTTCGGCTTCGACCAGCAGGGCTGCGACGTCTACACCCGTACCGTCTACGGTGCCCGCGCCTCGGTCGAGGTCGGCATCTTCTCGACGCTCGGCGTGGCCGTGCTCGGCGCGGTGCTCGGCGGCCTGTCCGGCTACTTCGGCGGCTGGCTCGACGCGATCATCTCCCGGATCAGCGACATCTTCTTCGGCATCCCGATCCTGCTCGGCGGCGTCGTCTTCCTGTCCGCGGTCAAGGGCGGCTCGGTGGCCACCGTGTCGACCTTCATCATCCTGCTGGGCTGGCCGCAGCTGGCCCGCATCGCCCGCGGTGCCGTGATCACCGCGAAGGAGCAGGACTACGTCCTGGCGGCCAAGGCACTCGGCGCGGGCCACGGCAGAGTCCTGCTGCGGCACATCGCCCCGAACGCGCTGGCTCCGGTCATCGTATGGTCCACCATCGCGCTCGGCACCTTCATTTCGCTGGAAGCGACACTGTCCTTCCTCGGCGTGGGCCTCAAGCCGCCGGCCGTCTCGTGGGGTATCGACATCTCCTCCGCGGCCGAGCAGATCCGCAACGCGCCGCACATGCTGCTGTGGCCCGCGGGCGCGCTCAGCGTGACGGTGCTGGCCTTCATCCTGCTCGGCGACGCGGTCCGCGACGCCCTCGACCCCAAGCTGCGCTAG
- a CDS encoding ABC transporter permease, with the protein MGRYVIRRLLQMVPVFIGTTLLIFVMVWGLGDPVAAMFGDRTPDPATAAQIRLEYHLNDPLIQQYWIYMKGVFQGDFGNAWNQQPVTDLLKTAYPVTLRLTIVAFVIEAVIGVALGVFAGLRRGRFFDTGVLAMTLIVVSIPTFVTGYVLQYFFGVKWSIVHPSVGEGAPFKDLLMPGLVLAGVSLAYVARLTRTSVAENTRADYLRTAVAKGLPRRRVITNHMLRNSLIPVVTFLGTDIGNLMAGALVTERIFNIHGVGYQIYQGIVHNSPATVVGFVTILVIVFLLANLLVDLLYAVLDPRIRYA; encoded by the coding sequence ATGGGGCGCTACGTCATCAGGCGACTGCTCCAGATGGTTCCGGTCTTCATCGGAACCACATTGTTGATCTTCGTGATGGTGTGGGGTCTCGGTGACCCCGTGGCTGCCATGTTCGGTGACCGCACCCCGGACCCGGCCACCGCCGCGCAGATCAGACTCGAGTACCACCTCAACGACCCGTTGATCCAGCAGTACTGGATCTACATGAAGGGCGTCTTCCAAGGCGACTTCGGCAACGCGTGGAACCAGCAGCCGGTCACCGACCTGCTCAAGACCGCGTACCCCGTGACTCTGCGGCTGACCATCGTCGCGTTCGTCATCGAAGCGGTCATCGGTGTGGCGCTCGGCGTTTTCGCCGGCCTGCGCCGCGGGCGGTTCTTCGACACCGGCGTGCTGGCGATGACGCTGATCGTCGTGTCGATCCCGACCTTCGTCACCGGCTACGTGCTGCAGTACTTCTTCGGCGTCAAGTGGTCGATCGTGCATCCCTCGGTCGGTGAGGGCGCGCCCTTCAAGGACCTGCTCATGCCCGGCCTGGTACTGGCCGGCGTCTCCCTCGCGTATGTGGCCCGACTGACCCGCACCTCGGTCGCGGAGAACACCCGGGCGGACTACCTGCGCACGGCGGTGGCCAAGGGCCTGCCGCGGCGCCGGGTGATCACCAACCACATGCTGCGGAACTCGCTCATACCCGTGGTGACCTTCCTCGGTACGGACATCGGCAACCTGATGGCCGGCGCCCTCGTCACCGAGCGCATCTTCAACATCCACGGCGTGGGCTACCAGATCTACCAGGGCATCGTGCACAACAGCCCTGCCACCGTCGTGGGCTTCGTGACGATCCTGGTGATCGTCTTCCTGCTCGCGAACCTGCTCGTCGACCTGCTCTACGCGGTCCTGGACCCGAGGATCCGGTATGCCTGA
- a CDS encoding ABC transporter substrate-binding protein produces the protein MRGAKSAKWVVGAAVIALAATACSSSDSDSKDKAKASSGSSDGIVRAWWGDPQNPLEPANTNEVQGGKVLDMIFMNLKEYDATGKAQLEAADSITTTDQQNFTIKIKPGLKFSDGTPVTSSSFVDAWNYGALVTNKQLNAYFFADIDGYAAVHPSDDPGAKPTAQTMSGLKVVDDTTFTVKLAQKFSTWPDRLGYKAFAPLPKEFFDNHAAYLAKPIGDGPYMIESYTKGSSMKLVPNPNYAGPSKPKNKGVLLKVYTSSDTAYADLQSGQLDVLDDIPAADLPHVKDDLGGRYLNQPAGIIQTFSFPMYKAEWNKPGMEKVRQGISMAIDRKTITDKIFGGTRTPAQDLTSPVLGAAGGFSDTLAGDSVKYDPVKAKQLITEGGGIPGGQMKLGYNADSGSHKEWVDAVCNSINNVLGNNKACVGAPTGTFADFRNQITKGQMSQPFRSGWQMDYPLIDDFITPLYATGGSSNDSKYSNKTVDNLIKQANAEPDVAKSISLYQQAEKQVLTDMPIVPLWYQNGQAGWSSKVSNVKENAFSYPIFTDITVN, from the coding sequence ATGCGCGGTGCCAAGAGCGCCAAGTGGGTCGTAGGTGCGGCCGTAATCGCCCTCGCAGCGACCGCCTGCAGTTCGAGCGACTCGGACAGCAAGGACAAGGCCAAGGCCAGCAGTGGATCGAGCGACGGGATCGTCCGAGCGTGGTGGGGGGACCCCCAGAACCCGCTCGAGCCCGCCAACACCAATGAGGTGCAGGGCGGCAAGGTCCTTGACATGATCTTCATGAACCTCAAGGAGTACGACGCCACGGGCAAGGCCCAGCTTGAGGCCGCTGACTCGATCACCACGACCGACCAGCAGAACTTCACCATCAAGATCAAGCCCGGCCTGAAGTTCTCCGACGGTACGCCGGTCACCTCCAGCTCCTTCGTGGACGCCTGGAACTACGGTGCCCTGGTCACCAACAAGCAGCTGAACGCCTACTTCTTCGCCGACATCGACGGCTACGCGGCCGTCCACCCGTCGGACGACCCGGGTGCCAAGCCGACCGCCCAGACCATGTCCGGTCTGAAGGTCGTCGACGACACCACCTTCACGGTGAAGCTGGCGCAGAAGTTCTCCACGTGGCCGGACCGCCTGGGCTACAAGGCCTTCGCGCCGCTGCCCAAGGAGTTCTTCGACAACCACGCGGCGTACCTGGCCAAGCCGATCGGTGACGGCCCGTACATGATCGAGTCCTACACCAAGGGTTCGAGCATGAAGCTGGTCCCGAACCCGAACTACGCGGGTCCGAGCAAGCCGAAGAACAAGGGCGTCCTGCTGAAGGTCTACACCAGCAGCGACACCGCCTACGCGGACCTGCAGTCCGGCCAGCTGGACGTCCTCGACGACATCCCGGCCGCCGACCTGCCGCACGTGAAGGACGACCTGGGCGGCCGCTACCTCAACCAGCCGGCCGGCATCATCCAGACGTTCTCCTTCCCGATGTACAAGGCGGAGTGGAACAAGCCGGGCATGGAGAAGGTCCGCCAGGGCATCTCCATGGCGATCGACCGCAAGACGATCACCGACAAGATCTTCGGTGGCACCCGCACCCCGGCCCAGGACCTCACCTCTCCGGTGCTGGGCGCGGCCGGTGGCTTCAGCGACACGCTCGCCGGCGACTCGGTCAAGTACGACCCGGTCAAGGCCAAGCAGCTGATCACCGAAGGCGGCGGCATCCCCGGCGGCCAGATGAAGCTCGGCTACAACGCCGACTCCGGCTCGCACAAGGAATGGGTCGACGCGGTCTGCAACAGCATCAACAACGTGCTGGGCAACAACAAGGCCTGCGTCGGCGCCCCCACCGGCACCTTCGCGGACTTCCGCAACCAGATCACCAAGGGCCAGATGAGCCAGCCGTTCCGTTCGGGCTGGCAGATGGACTACCCGCTGATCGACGACTTCATCACGCCGCTCTACGCCACCGGCGGCAGCTCGAACGACTCGAAGTACTCGAACAAGACGGTCGACAACCTGATCAAGCAGGCGAACGCCGAGCCTGACGTGGCCAAGTCGATCTCGCTCTACCAGCAGGCCGAGAAGCAGGTCCTCACGGACATGCCGATCGTTCCGCTGTGGTACCAGAACGGTCAGGCGGGTTGGTCGTCCAAGGTCTCCAACGTCAAGGAGAACGCGTTCAGCTACCCCATCTTCACCGACATCACGGTCAACTGA
- the typA gene encoding translational GTPase TypA — protein sequence MSTRHDIRNVAIVAHVDHGKTTLVDAMLKQAGAFAAHQHLDDRMMDSNDLEREKGITILAKNTAVKYHPKDGGDPVTINIIDTPGHADFGGEVERGLSMVDAVVLLVDASEGPLPQTRFVLRKALTARLPVILCINKTDRPDSRIDEVVNETYDLFLDLDADEDQIEFPIVYACARDGVASLTKPDNGTVPADSDSLEPFFSTILSTVPAPTYDEEAPLQAHVTNLDADNFLGRIALLRVEQGHLKKGQTVAWIKRDGSISSVRITELMMTEALTRKPAESAGPGDICAVAGIPEIMIGETLADPENPIALPLITVDEPAISMTIGTNTSPLVGKGGKGHKVTARQVKDRLDRELIGNVSLRVLPTERPDTWEVQGRGELALAILVETMRREGFELTVGKPEVVTKEINGKVHEPIERLTIDSPEEHLGAITQLMAARKARMETMTNHGSGWIRMEWIVPSRGLIGFRTEFLTQTRGTGIAHSLFEGHEPWFGELRTRNNGSLVADRSGVVTPFAMINLQERGVIFVEPTTEVYEGMIIGENSRSDDMDVNITKEKKLTNMRAASADNTENVVPPRKLSLEQSLEFCRDDECIEVTPETVRIRKVVLDQKERGRAASRAKR from the coding sequence ATGTCCACGCGCCACGATATTCGTAACGTCGCCATTGTCGCCCATGTCGACCACGGCAAGACGACCCTCGTCGACGCCATGCTCAAGCAGGCCGGGGCCTTCGCCGCGCACCAGCATCTGGACGACCGGATGATGGACTCCAACGACCTGGAGCGCGAGAAGGGCATCACCATTCTCGCGAAGAACACCGCAGTGAAGTACCACCCGAAGGACGGCGGGGACCCCGTCACCATCAACATCATCGACACCCCCGGCCACGCCGACTTCGGCGGTGAGGTCGAGCGCGGCCTGTCGATGGTGGACGCGGTGGTGCTGCTGGTGGACGCCTCCGAGGGCCCGCTGCCGCAGACCCGCTTCGTGCTGCGCAAGGCGCTCACGGCCCGGCTGCCGGTGATCCTGTGCATCAACAAGACCGACCGCCCCGACTCCAGGATCGACGAGGTGGTCAACGAGACCTACGACCTCTTCCTCGACCTGGACGCCGACGAGGACCAGATCGAGTTCCCGATCGTCTACGCCTGCGCCCGTGACGGTGTCGCGTCGCTGACCAAGCCGGACAACGGCACGGTGCCGGCCGACAGCGACAGCCTGGAGCCGTTCTTCTCCACCATCCTGTCCACCGTCCCGGCGCCGACCTACGACGAGGAGGCCCCGCTCCAGGCGCATGTCACCAACCTGGACGCGGACAACTTCCTCGGGCGTATCGCGCTGCTGCGGGTCGAGCAGGGCCACCTGAAGAAGGGGCAGACCGTCGCCTGGATCAAGCGCGACGGCAGCATCTCCAGCGTGCGCATCACCGAGCTGATGATGACCGAGGCGCTGACCCGCAAGCCCGCGGAGAGCGCGGGCCCCGGCGACATCTGCGCGGTCGCCGGCATCCCGGAGATCATGATCGGCGAGACCCTGGCCGACCCGGAGAACCCGATCGCGCTGCCGCTGATCACGGTGGACGAGCCGGCCATCTCGATGACCATCGGTACGAACACCTCGCCGCTGGTCGGCAAGGGCGGCAAGGGCCACAAGGTCACCGCCCGCCAGGTCAAGGACCGCCTCGACCGGGAGCTGATCGGCAACGTCAGCCTGCGGGTGCTGCCGACCGAGCGCCCCGACACCTGGGAGGTGCAGGGCCGCGGTGAGCTGGCGCTGGCCATCCTGGTGGAGACGATGCGCCGGGAGGGCTTCGAGCTGACCGTCGGCAAGCCCGAGGTGGTCACCAAGGAGATCAACGGCAAGGTCCACGAGCCGATCGAGCGGCTGACCATCGACTCGCCCGAGGAGCACCTGGGCGCCATCACGCAGCTCATGGCGGCCCGCAAGGCCCGGATGGAGACGATGACCAACCACGGGTCCGGCTGGATCCGGATGGAGTGGATCGTGCCGTCCCGCGGCCTGATCGGCTTCCGTACCGAGTTCCTGACCCAGACCCGCGGCACCGGCATCGCGCACTCCCTCTTCGAGGGCCACGAGCCGTGGTTCGGCGAGCTGCGCACCCGCAACAACGGCTCGCTCGTCGCCGACCGCTCGGGCGTCGTGACGCCGTTCGCGATGATCAACCTCCAGGAGCGCGGCGTGATCTTCGTCGAGCCGACCACCGAGGTCTACGAGGGCATGATCATCGGTGAGAACTCGCGTTCCGACGACATGGACGTGAACATCACCAAGGAGAAGAAGCTCACCAACATGCGCGCCGCTTCCGCGGACAACACCGAGAACGTGGTGCCGCCGCGCAAGCTCTCCCTTGAACAGTCCTTGGAGTTCTGCAGGGACGATGAATGCATCGAAGTCACTCCGGAGACCGTCAGGATCCGTAAGGTGGTCCTCGACCAGAAGGAGCGGGGCCGCGCCGCGTCCCGCGCTAAGCGCTGA
- a CDS encoding ABC transporter family substrate-binding protein: MALTAALTAGATLSLTACSSGGGGNHAAGTAGTDVAAVARAGVRDGGTLHWATDDVPRTLNAFQADADADTGTVAGATLPAMFRLDAHGKPSADTDFLKKADVTDSVPRQVVTYELNPKAVWSDGRAVGAADFAAQWNALSGKNSAFWTSRNAGYDRIASVKQGVDAQHVEVTFSTPYADWRSLFSPLYPKSVTSTPDAFNDGARTSLPVVAGPFAVKGVDARAGTVTLVRNTSWWGQPAKLDQLVLTAVPRAKRAAALAAGTLDLADIDPGALAAVKRTRGLAVRKAPDAAYAQLALNGSAGPLADERVRHAVARAIDRKAIATAVLKPLGLPAVALGNHLVLPSQDGYADHSSALGAASLQQAQALLADAGWKQSTAKAGDPAAGPGRSAASGALTVVEPSRAVTKGGKQLSLRFVLPADSPTLDDVGGRIARMLSAIGVRTEITKVDGASYFQDHIAAGDFDLALYSWPGSAYPATDDTPIYAKPVPAPDGSLSVAQNYTRVGTDQIDQLLDRAGSELDASTARDLAAQADSRIWAAAGSVPLYQRPAVVALRTTVANAGAFGFQTPHYEDMGFRK; this comes from the coding sequence GTGGCGCTCACCGCGGCGCTCACCGCGGGCGCCACGCTCAGCCTCACCGCCTGCTCCTCGGGAGGCGGCGGCAACCACGCCGCCGGCACCGCTGGCACCGACGTGGCCGCGGTCGCCAGGGCGGGCGTACGCGACGGCGGCACCCTGCACTGGGCCACCGACGACGTGCCGCGCACCCTCAACGCCTTCCAGGCCGACGCGGACGCCGACACCGGCACCGTCGCCGGCGCGACCCTGCCCGCGATGTTCCGCCTCGACGCCCACGGCAAGCCCTCCGCCGACACCGACTTCCTGAAGAAGGCCGACGTCACCGACAGCGTGCCCCGCCAGGTCGTCACCTACGAGCTGAACCCGAAGGCCGTGTGGAGCGACGGCCGGGCGGTCGGCGCCGCCGACTTCGCCGCCCAGTGGAACGCGCTCAGCGGCAAGAACTCCGCCTTCTGGACCTCGCGCAACGCCGGCTACGACCGGATCGCCTCGGTCAAGCAGGGCGTCGACGCCCAGCACGTCGAGGTCACCTTCAGCACGCCCTACGCCGACTGGCGCTCGCTGTTCAGCCCGCTCTACCCCAAGTCCGTCACCAGCACCCCCGACGCCTTCAACGACGGCGCCCGCACCTCGCTGCCCGTCGTCGCGGGACCCTTCGCGGTCAAGGGCGTCGACGCCAGGGCGGGCACGGTCACCCTGGTCCGCAACACCTCCTGGTGGGGGCAGCCCGCCAAGCTCGACCAGCTGGTGCTGACCGCGGTGCCGCGCGCCAAACGGGCCGCCGCGCTGGCCGCGGGCACCCTCGACCTCGCCGACATCGACCCGGGCGCGCTGGCCGCGGTCAAGAGGACCAGGGGCCTGGCCGTACGCAAGGCCCCGGACGCCGCCTACGCGCAGCTCGCGCTGAACGGCAGCGCCGGGCCGCTGGCCGACGAGCGCGTACGGCACGCCGTCGCCCGCGCGATCGACCGCAAGGCCATCGCCACCGCCGTGCTCAAGCCGCTCGGCCTGCCGGCCGTAGCCCTCGGCAACCACCTGGTGCTGCCCTCCCAGGACGGCTACGCCGACCACAGCTCCGCCCTGGGCGCCGCCAGCCTCCAGCAGGCGCAGGCGCTGCTCGCCGACGCGGGCTGGAAGCAGTCCACCGCCAAGGCCGGCGACCCGGCGGCCGGCCCCGGCCGCAGCGCCGCGTCCGGCGCGCTCACCGTGGTCGAGCCCAGCAGGGCGGTCACCAAGGGCGGCAAGCAGCTCAGCCTGCGGTTCGTGCTCCCCGCGGACTCGCCGACGCTGGACGACGTCGGCGGGCGGATCGCCAGGATGCTGTCCGCGATCGGCGTCCGCACCGAGATCACGAAGGTCGACGGCGCGAGCTACTTCCAGGACCACATCGCCGCCGGCGACTTCGACCTCGCGCTCTACTCCTGGCCGGGCAGCGCCTACCCCGCCACGGACGACACGCCCATCTACGCCAAGCCCGTGCCGGCGCCGGACGGCTCGCTGAGCGTCGCGCAGAACTACACGCGGGTCGGTACCGACCAGATCGACCAGCTGCTCGACCGCGCGGGCAGTGAGCTGGACGCGTCCACGGCGCGGGATCTCGCGGCGCAGGCCGACTCCCGCATCTGGGCTGCCGCCGGCTCGGTTCCGCTCTACCAGCGGCCCGCTGTGGTCGCCCTGCGGACGACGGTCGCCAACGCCGGCGCCTTCGGCTTCCAGACCCCCCACTACGAGGACATGGGCTTCCGCAAGTAG